The proteins below come from a single Chryseobacterium bernardetii genomic window:
- a CDS encoding DUF1361 domain-containing protein, which translates to MMKNLMESSRLKMNILLVFMTLFCLSLSLFRYYITETKVFFFLNWNLFLAWVPLLLSTLILTFHIKSKISITLIIIVWILFFPNSPYILTDLFHLKVRNTIPIWYDLIVILSYAWTGLICGFLSLIDIEKLLSDYNNERTINGIVVLFLFMSSFGVYLGRFLRWNSWDILNNPFGLFNDIVVRFIYPLEYTKTWGVTLLMGIMLNFMYFTFKLIRNNNEKYV; encoded by the coding sequence ATGATGAAAAATCTAATGGAATCTTCTAGATTGAAAATGAATATATTATTGGTATTTATGACTTTATTTTGCCTCAGTCTTTCTCTTTTCAGATATTATATCACTGAAACAAAAGTGTTCTTTTTTCTGAACTGGAATCTTTTTCTTGCTTGGGTTCCTTTATTGCTGAGTACATTGATTCTGACATTCCATATTAAAAGTAAAATATCCATAACCTTGATTATTATTGTCTGGATTTTATTTTTTCCCAATTCACCTTACATCCTGACTGATCTTTTCCATTTAAAAGTAAGAAATACAATTCCTATCTGGTATGATCTGATCGTAATCCTTTCTTATGCGTGGACTGGGCTAATCTGTGGTTTTTTAAGTCTTATTGATATTGAAAAACTTCTGTCTGACTATAATAATGAAAGAACCATTAATGGAATTGTGGTCCTCTTTCTTTTTATGAGCAGTTTCGGAGTGTATCTGGGGAGATTCCTGAGATGGAATAGCTGGGATATTCTGAACAATCCTTTTGGGTTATTCAATGATATTGTAGTGCGGTTCATATACCCGCTGGAATACACAAAAACCTGGGGCGTAACCCTTTTAATGGGAATTATGCTCAATTTTATGTATTTCACTTTTAAATTGATTAGAAATAACAATGAAAAGTATGTGTAG
- a CDS encoding T9SS type A sorting domain-containing protein, which produces MRKSLFAIGLLAISYSVQAQILCHVDTNANMYVSEGTLVYSGGGVQTKGSGLLEVHGNVMIEGTGADAFRTLDATGTGSKTDGGNIVLKLNTPASYTTSTYGQLYINGLSQSNITGIVSKEYRTAKHGDGNFYQQIALPFNNKVLSSLSGELNKTFTDARYSKNEILTWDNPTVVSNTLTTASAIQVPYGYYMLGSNNNNLDLSTPPGGANAVYTVNGQPFSNLATANLQNAGNGVNFGVNGTATNAYNEKYYTYLYDQFEETASPWAGNYGKNIYQFGNPFLTNLDLSAIGYVETTPNGITDGNAINNIWAVQYYPGSVQYTSAGSSFTDPLIMTYDETTHIPVGDVNNLMVKPMGVFIMKLRDNTPQTLNFNTLRRFSNIARPANTDYNVNAKKAFGATAGNTIKQLGVIGLDANGKELGRTYYVVSAHATTGHQTSTATTVQAAAGDNLLVTYEEKLTGGIDPNYSSNYSLYINEANEKDFLGKEIVLNSFDYQEPNHVQKIVSYKFEVRENAEMVPAGTHQLSSGTGFYYKSANGGVEEIKQGQTIPVSSKTYSLYYGTPDKGSLATKENNTLALSRTMVVYNPAVSNYIVRFDKNWKKADIEVYDMSGKLIISKKAVDTSKDFVIELDGSVKSSYVVKVVSDKGVVVNTKILK; this is translated from the coding sequence ATGAGAAAAAGTTTATTTGCTATAGGTCTTTTAGCAATTAGTTATTCTGTTCAGGCGCAGATACTATGTCATGTTGACACTAATGCTAATATGTATGTGAGCGAAGGCACCCTAGTTTATAGTGGTGGAGGTGTGCAGACAAAAGGCTCTGGTCTTTTGGAGGTACACGGAAATGTTATGATAGAAGGTACAGGAGCGGATGCTTTTAGAACATTAGATGCCACTGGTACAGGTTCAAAAACCGATGGCGGAAATATTGTTCTGAAATTAAATACTCCGGCCAGCTATACAACATCTACGTACGGACAATTGTACATTAATGGATTATCCCAGTCCAACATTACAGGTATTGTAAGCAAAGAGTACAGAACTGCAAAGCATGGTGATGGTAATTTTTACCAACAAATAGCTTTACCTTTTAATAATAAGGTATTAAGCAGTCTGTCTGGTGAGCTTAACAAAACCTTCACTGACGCCAGATATTCTAAGAATGAAATCCTAACCTGGGATAACCCTACTGTTGTAAGTAATACATTAACAACAGCTTCTGCAATACAGGTTCCTTACGGGTATTATATGCTGGGATCCAATAATAATAATTTGGACCTTAGTACTCCTCCTGGTGGAGCTAACGCTGTTTATACTGTTAATGGTCAGCCTTTCTCAAACCTAGCGACTGCTAATCTACAGAATGCTGGTAATGGTGTTAATTTCGGAGTAAACGGTACTGCTACTAATGCTTACAACGAGAAGTATTACACTTACCTTTATGATCAGTTTGAAGAAACTGCAAGTCCGTGGGCAGGTAATTATGGTAAGAATATTTACCAATTTGGTAACCCTTTCTTAACAAATTTAGATTTATCTGCTATTGGATATGTTGAAACCACTCCAAATGGTATTACTGATGGTAACGCAATCAATAATATTTGGGCCGTTCAATACTATCCAGGTTCTGTTCAATATACCAGCGCAGGAAGTTCGTTTACGGATCCTCTTATTATGACGTATGATGAAACCACTCATATTCCGGTAGGTGATGTTAATAACCTAATGGTAAAACCAATGGGAGTTTTCATTATGAAATTAAGAGATAACACTCCTCAAACTCTAAATTTTAATACTCTTAGAAGATTCAGTAACATAGCAAGACCAGCCAATACTGATTATAATGTAAACGCTAAGAAAGCTTTTGGTGCTACAGCTGGAAATACTATCAAGCAATTAGGTGTAATTGGTTTAGATGCTAATGGTAAAGAATTAGGAAGAACTTATTATGTGGTTTCAGCACATGCTACTACAGGCCATCAGACTTCTACAGCTACTACAGTACAGGCAGCAGCTGGAGATAACTTGCTTGTTACATATGAAGAAAAGTTAACGGGAGGAATTGACCCTAATTACAGCTCGAATTATTCATTATATATTAACGAAGCTAATGAGAAAGATTTCTTAGGTAAAGAAATTGTTTTAAACAGTTTTGATTACCAAGAGCCTAACCACGTTCAAAAAATTGTTTCCTACAAATTTGAGGTAAGAGAAAATGCTGAAATGGTTCCTGCTGGAACACATCAGTTATCTTCCGGAACCGGGTTCTATTATAAATCAGCTAACGGAGGTGTAGAAGAAATTAAACAAGGACAAACCATTCCTGTAAGTTCAAAAACTTATAGCCTGTATTATGGAACACCTGATAAAGGTTCATTAGCAACTAAAGAAAATAATACATTAGCACTTTCCAGAACAATGGTTGTATATAACCCAGCGGTTAGCAACTATATTGTTAGATTTGATAAAAATTGGAAAAAAGCAGATATTGAAGTTTATGATATGAGTGGTAAACTTATTATCTCTAAGAAAGCAGTGGATACATCTAAAGATTTTGTAATTGAACTTGATGGTTCAGTGAAGAGTTCTTACGTTGTAAAAGTTGTTTCCGATAAAGGAGTAGTAGTTAACACCAAAATCTTAAAATAA
- a CDS encoding S8/S53 family peptidase, whose amino-acid sequence MKTKIKLLTLFVFCFFLSFGQSPSDRSAPRNDLVYVCFSKGISSEKDALSKNPELERFTRENGISFTYDLGFSNEKINEMIASSRQNGNSGESVQKLKRIFKANLPVQNSDILQRLTQTLEKFPEIEYVSVMSGTPVEPPLVNMFVATPDLESLQTYLNDNPGINAKYAWSRGITGQNIKIRDVEYGFYKTHEMLANQNSIQLEPGYSPNSGLANNNYRDHGTAVVSILGSVKDNIGLTGAVYNASEIKGYMEWTTVGYNRAAAVSRSINASQAGDIILYEMQTGGKDGQYCPAEYDNVIWDLTKAATDSGIIIIAAAGNGNQDLDDPFYATYRARGNSGAIIVGAGTPNTTHSKQSFSTYGSRVDVQGWGSSVLAAGYGSYAKYDNDNNRTYNYFSGTSSATPTVASAAVLIQSFYRQTTGQNLTPAAMRSLLVSTGIPQGGTDVNKKIGPLPNVRNAILQLEGKSTASAKALPVLEVKIYPNPSSNYIAIQNTEDKKMDIEIINMQGRSVMKNTVSSNEKINIAALPTGQYIININEGTRRVVEKFTKL is encoded by the coding sequence ATGAAAACAAAAATCAAACTCCTTACACTATTTGTGTTCTGTTTCTTTCTTTCGTTTGGACAATCCCCATCAGATCGCAGTGCTCCGAGAAATGACCTTGTTTATGTATGCTTTTCAAAAGGAATTTCTTCAGAAAAAGATGCGCTCAGCAAAAATCCGGAACTGGAAAGATTTACCCGGGAAAATGGAATATCATTTACTTATGATTTGGGGTTCAGCAATGAAAAAATTAATGAAATGATAGCCAGCAGCAGACAAAACGGAAATTCCGGAGAGTCTGTTCAAAAACTGAAAAGGATATTTAAAGCGAATCTTCCTGTTCAAAATAGTGATATTCTTCAACGCCTTACTCAAACTCTTGAAAAGTTCCCTGAAATAGAATATGTATCAGTAATGAGCGGGACACCTGTTGAACCGCCTCTGGTTAATATGTTTGTAGCAACTCCCGACCTGGAAAGCCTGCAGACTTACCTGAATGATAATCCTGGAATCAATGCTAAATATGCATGGTCAAGAGGAATTACCGGGCAGAACATCAAAATCCGTGACGTGGAATATGGCTTTTACAAAACCCATGAAATGCTGGCCAATCAGAATTCTATTCAATTGGAACCCGGTTATTCTCCCAATTCAGGTCTAGCTAACAATAACTATCGGGATCATGGGACAGCTGTAGTAAGCATTTTAGGATCTGTAAAAGACAATATCGGACTTACCGGTGCTGTTTACAACGCTTCGGAGATCAAAGGATATATGGAATGGACTACTGTTGGGTATAACAGAGCTGCGGCAGTAAGCAGATCCATTAATGCATCTCAGGCTGGAGATATTATCCTCTATGAAATGCAGACCGGTGGAAAAGACGGCCAATACTGCCCCGCCGAATATGACAACGTGATATGGGACCTTACAAAAGCTGCTACAGATTCAGGAATTATCATCATTGCTGCTGCAGGAAATGGTAATCAGGATCTTGATGATCCTTTCTATGCAACTTACAGAGCAAGGGGAAACAGCGGAGCTATTATTGTAGGTGCCGGAACTCCTAACACTACCCATTCAAAACAAAGCTTCAGTACGTATGGCAGCAGAGTGGATGTACAGGGATGGGGAAGCAGTGTTCTGGCTGCAGGATATGGATCATATGCGAAGTATGATAATGATAATAACAGGACTTATAATTATTTCAGCGGAACCAGTTCTGCCACACCTACTGTAGCTTCTGCAGCTGTACTCATCCAGTCTTTTTACCGCCAGACTACAGGACAGAATCTTACTCCGGCTGCAATGAGAAGTCTTTTGGTTTCAACCGGAATTCCACAGGGAGGTACTGATGTGAATAAAAAAATCGGTCCGCTTCCGAATGTTAGAAATGCTATTTTACAGCTGGAAGGGAAATCTACAGCTTCTGCTAAAGCTTTACCGGTACTGGAAGTGAAGATTTATCCAAATCCGTCCAGCAACTATATTGCTATTCAGAATACTGAAGATAAAAAAATGGACATTGAAATCATCAATATGCAGGGAAGATCAGTGATGAAAAATACGGTTTCTTCTAATGAAAAGATTAATATTGCTGCTCTTCCGACTGGTCAGTATATTATTAATATTAATGAAGGTACAAGAAGGGTTGTGGAAAAATTCACCAAATTATAA
- the dtd gene encoding D-aminoacyl-tRNA deacylase, whose product MKIVIQRVSEANVKVDGKTAGEIGKGLMLLVGIDENDEKTDADWLVQKILNLRIFSDEDDKLNLSVKDISGEILCISQFTLIADYKKGNRPSFIKAAKPDKAVPLFDYFKEEIAKSGLKTESGIFGADMKVSLVNDGPVTIVMDSITKS is encoded by the coding sequence ATGAAGATCGTTATACAAAGAGTCTCTGAAGCCAATGTAAAAGTAGATGGAAAAACAGCAGGGGAAATAGGAAAAGGACTGATGCTGCTGGTTGGCATTGATGAGAATGATGAAAAGACAGATGCAGATTGGCTGGTACAGAAAATACTGAATCTTAGAATCTTTAGTGATGAAGATGATAAACTCAATCTTTCGGTAAAAGATATTTCCGGAGAAATCCTTTGCATCAGCCAGTTTACGCTGATTGCTGATTATAAAAAAGGAAACCGTCCTTCTTTCATCAAAGCAGCCAAACCTGATAAAGCCGTTCCATTATTTGATTATTTTAAAGAAGAAATAGCAAAATCCGGGTTGAAGACTGAAAGCGGCATTTTCGGAGCGGATATGAAGGTTTCATTAGTCAATGATGGTCCTGTTACTATCGTTATGGATTCCATTACAAAAAGTTGA
- the greA gene encoding transcription elongation factor GreA → MASYVTKEGLEKMKAELEQLETVERPKITQQIAEARDKGDLSENAEYDAAKEAQGMLEMRISKLKDVISTSKIIDESQLDTSKVSILTTVKLKNNATKQEQVFTLVPDNESDLKTGKISVNTPIAKGLLGKAKGETAEITLPNGNKLSFEVLDISL, encoded by the coding sequence ATGGCAAGCTATGTAACAAAGGAGGGCCTTGAGAAAATGAAAGCTGAGCTGGAACAGTTGGAAACTGTGGAAAGACCAAAAATTACTCAGCAGATCGCAGAAGCTAGAGACAAGGGAGATTTGTCTGAAAATGCAGAATATGATGCGGCTAAAGAGGCTCAGGGAATGCTTGAAATGAGAATTTCCAAGCTAAAAGATGTTATCTCAACTTCTAAAATTATAGACGAAAGCCAATTAGATACTTCAAAAGTTTCTATCTTAACTACAGTGAAGCTTAAGAATAATGCAACTAAACAGGAGCAGGTATTTACATTGGTACCGGATAATGAAAGCGACCTTAAAACAGGAAAAATTTCTGTAAACACTCCAATTGCTAAAGGATTGCTTGGTAAAGCTAAAGGTGAAACAGCTGAAATTACTTTACCAAACGGAAATAAACTTTCTTTTGAAGTATTAGACATTTCTCTATAG
- the clpX gene encoding ATP-dependent Clp protease ATP-binding subunit ClpX, whose amino-acid sequence MNPNQCSFCGRKRNEVQMLISGQNGFICENCIEQAHVIVKDSASKSGYSPADNMEDLKKPKEIKEFLDQYVIGQDQAKKQLSIAVYNHYKRLLHAQDENREVELEKSNIIMIGETGTGKTLLAKTIARELNVPFCIVDATILTEAGYVGEDVESILSRLLMVADYDVEKAEKGIVFIDEIDKIARKSDNPSITRDVSGEGVQQGLLKLLEGSIVNVPPQGGRKHPDQKYIQVNTQNILFIAGGAFDGIKEIIERRMNKQAIGFSSEKINKTDEDEYILTNINAIDLRSFGLIPELLGRFPIITYLDKLTKETLVRIMKEPKNSIVNQFVELFKMDGTNLVITDGAIEKIVEETIEKGLGARGLRGTTEKVLEDYMFSIGEEKEIVLTEDNILINR is encoded by the coding sequence ATGAATCCAAACCAATGTTCTTTCTGCGGAAGAAAAAGAAATGAAGTGCAAATGTTGATTTCTGGGCAGAACGGTTTTATTTGTGAAAATTGTATAGAGCAGGCACATGTTATTGTGAAAGACAGTGCTTCCAAATCAGGATATTCACCTGCAGACAATATGGAAGATCTTAAAAAACCAAAAGAGATCAAAGAATTCCTGGATCAGTATGTGATCGGGCAGGATCAGGCTAAAAAACAGCTTTCCATTGCGGTATATAACCATTATAAGAGATTGCTTCATGCCCAGGATGAAAACAGAGAAGTAGAGCTTGAAAAATCCAATATCATCATGATAGGGGAAACCGGTACCGGAAAAACCCTTTTGGCTAAAACTATTGCCAGAGAACTTAACGTTCCTTTCTGTATTGTAGATGCTACTATTTTAACAGAAGCCGGTTATGTAGGAGAAGATGTTGAAAGTATCCTTTCAAGGCTGTTGATGGTAGCAGACTATGATGTAGAAAAGGCAGAAAAAGGGATTGTCTTCATTGATGAGATTGATAAGATTGCAAGAAAATCAGACAACCCAAGTATTACAAGGGATGTTTCCGGAGAAGGAGTACAGCAGGGATTATTGAAACTGTTGGAAGGAAGTATTGTAAATGTACCACCACAGGGAGGAAGAAAACACCCGGATCAGAAGTACATCCAGGTGAATACACAGAATATCCTGTTTATTGCCGGAGGAGCTTTTGACGGAATTAAGGAGATCATCGAAAGAAGAATGAATAAGCAGGCTATTGGTTTCAGTTCTGAAAAAATCAATAAAACTGATGAAGATGAATATATATTAACAAATATTAATGCGATTGATTTACGTTCTTTCGGATTAATTCCCGAACTTTTAGGAAGATTTCCAATCATCACTTACCTCGATAAATTAACAAAAGAAACCCTGGTAAGAATTATGAAAGAGCCTAAGAACTCAATTGTAAATCAATTTGTGGAACTCTTCAAAATGGATGGCACGAATTTGGTAATTACCGACGGGGCCATTGAAAAAATTGTAGAAGAAACTATTGAAAAAGGATTAGGAGCAAGAGGTTTGAGAGGTACCACAGAAAAGGTCCTGGAAGACTATATGTTTTCAATCGGAGAAGAGAAAGAAATTGTCTTAACAGAAGATAATATTTTGATTAATAGATAA
- a CDS encoding Rieske (2Fe-2S) protein yields MKKTFSILSIFILLISSNLSINSCGSREDTVNCFPNNPINVSLNLNLPAYNALNYDDGWIYVNEQQSGTRGLIIVRVGNAFKVYDRNAPHLCPDNDTTLEVKDNIAIVCPKDGTKWMLRTGQPLDGAKTSLPPKTYTSYNYDPASKTLNIYY; encoded by the coding sequence ATGAAAAAAACTTTTTCGATATTATCTATTTTCATTTTATTGATTTCCAGTAATTTATCTATAAACTCATGCGGAAGCAGGGAAGATACCGTGAACTGTTTTCCAAACAACCCAATTAATGTTTCTTTAAATTTGAACCTTCCCGCATATAACGCTTTAAACTATGATGACGGCTGGATTTACGTAAATGAACAACAATCCGGAACCCGTGGCTTAATCATTGTTCGCGTTGGGAATGCATTTAAAGTGTATGATCGGAATGCCCCTCACTTATGCCCTGACAATGACACCACCCTTGAAGTAAAAGACAATATTGCTATTGTATGTCCAAAGGATGGTACAAAATGGATGTTAAGAACCGGCCAGCCTTTGGATGGTGCCAAAACCTCTCTTCCCCCTAAGACCTATACCTCTTATAACTATGATCCTGCAAGCAAAACTTTAAATATTTACTATTAG
- a CDS encoding signal peptidase yields the protein MKTINKLVSALLLFVISFANAETNNAIPPAPESAARGGIGGGGPGAPASPIDMYVYLLAVVAVVFIAFYTKKYKSIKA from the coding sequence ATGAAAACTATAAATAAACTAGTATCCGCTCTTTTGCTTTTTGTGATATCATTCGCTAATGCAGAAACCAATAATGCTATTCCTCCAGCTCCGGAATCCGCTGCAAGAGGAGGTATTGGAGGAGGTGGACCAGGAGCACCTGCTTCTCCGATCGATATGTATGTATATTTGCTTGCTGTAGTAGCTGTTGTATTCATCGCATTCTACACAAAAAAATATAAAAGTATAAAAGCATAA
- a CDS encoding HIT family protein, producing MSTIFTKIINGEIPSYKIAEDENFIAFLDAMPLVKGHTLVVPKKEVDLIFDLESEEYKNLWGFAQEVAKKIKTAIPCVRVGVAVVGLEVPHAHIHLIPLNKMEDMNFRNERLKLTNEEYTEIQNSIINS from the coding sequence ATGAGCACTATATTCACAAAAATCATCAATGGCGAAATTCCCTCTTATAAAATTGCTGAGGATGAAAACTTTATTGCATTCCTCGACGCAATGCCTTTGGTGAAGGGGCATACATTAGTAGTTCCGAAAAAAGAAGTGGATTTGATTTTTGATCTTGAAAGTGAAGAATATAAAAACCTTTGGGGATTTGCCCAAGAGGTAGCCAAGAAGATCAAAACTGCAATTCCATGTGTAAGAGTAGGAGTAGCGGTTGTAGGACTTGAAGTACCACATGCTCATATTCATCTTATTCCTTTAAACAAGATGGAAGACATGAACTTCAGAAATGAAAGGCTAAAATTAACGAACGAAGAATATACAGAGATTCAAAACTCAATTATTAATTCTTAA